A part of Sulfurimonas sp. HSL-1716 genomic DNA contains:
- the obgE gene encoding GTPase ObgE translates to MFVDSVELSVSSGKGGAGCASFRREKFVVNGGPNGGDGGKGGDIWFKCDNNTHTLSHFQKNMHIKADNGAPGAPRNMTGKSGEKKVIIVPPGTQIIDKESGEVLFDMLENGQEVMFLEGGKGGLGNTHFKSSTNQRPTYCQPGEAGQTQRIKLDLKLIADVGLVGFPNVGKSTLISTVSNARPEIANYEFTTLTPKLGQVNIGDFESFIMADIPGIIGGASEGKGLGIQFLRHIERTKTLLFMIDLASYRDLKEQFETLKSEVASFSGILANSKYAVALTRVDIIAQEDVNDLVNGFLDLLGLQANEQSDFDFDELIPYYIQKTADETLGYDRTKPYFVAPISSATSKNIEALKYALFNLVHTDRKQ, encoded by the coding sequence ATGTTTGTAGACAGCGTAGAGCTTTCGGTCTCTTCTGGTAAAGGTGGAGCAGGATGTGCTTCATTCCGTCGTGAAAAATTTGTTGTAAACGGCGGGCCGAATGGCGGTGACGGCGGAAAAGGCGGTGATATCTGGTTTAAGTGCGACAATAATACCCATACGCTTTCTCATTTTCAAAAAAATATGCATATAAAAGCCGATAACGGCGCGCCGGGTGCACCTAGAAACATGACGGGAAAATCCGGAGAAAAAAAAGTTATCATCGTTCCTCCCGGTACCCAGATCATAGACAAAGAGAGCGGAGAGGTTCTGTTTGATATGCTTGAAAACGGGCAGGAAGTGATGTTCTTAGAAGGTGGAAAAGGCGGTCTTGGAAATACCCATTTCAAATCATCGACAAACCAAAGACCTACGTATTGCCAGCCGGGTGAAGCGGGACAGACGCAGAGGATAAAATTAGATCTGAAACTGATTGCCGACGTCGGTCTTGTAGGTTTTCCCAATGTCGGAAAATCCACACTGATCTCGACCGTTTCAAATGCACGTCCCGAGATAGCAAACTATGAGTTTACGACACTTACACCAAAACTCGGACAGGTCAATATCGGTGATTTTGAATCGTTTATCATGGCCGATATCCCTGGAATCATCGGCGGTGCAAGCGAAGGAAAAGGACTCGGCATCCAATTTTTACGTCATATAGAGAGAACGAAAACCCTTTTGTTCATGATAGACCTTGCTTCATATAGAGATCTCAAAGAACAGTTCGAGACTTTAAAAAGCGAAGTGGCATCATTTTCCGGCATACTCGCCAACAGCAAGTATGCCGTAGCACTTACAAGAGTAGATATTATCGCTCAAGAAGATGTCAATGATCTGGTAAATGGCTTTTTAGATCTCTTAGGGCTTCAGGCGAATGAACAAAGTGATTTTGATTTTGACGAATTGATTCCGTATTACATCCAGAAAACAGCCGATGAGACACTGGGTTACGATAGAACCAAACCCTATTTTGTAGCTCCTATCTCTTCTGCAACAAGTAAGAATATAGAAGCGTTGAAATATGCGCTGTTCAATTTAGTTCATACCGACAGAAAGCAATGA